One region of Anthonomus grandis grandis chromosome 22, icAntGran1.3, whole genome shotgun sequence genomic DNA includes:
- the LOC126749034 gene encoding NHL repeat-containing protein 2 isoform X1 — protein sequence MNIFRRAKTNLCRRLVGLGFLRRTFTMDTDENYLYYSNEKLTGLIALSNNKDDAIREYLRTVKYAPINDFNEGLEWFNICEPLSFNKHLKGKIVVLDFFTYCCINCMHIIPDLRDIESRFGVEDGLVVIGVHSAKFENEKLSSNVLSAVQRYNITHPVVNDYNSDMWQTCDVHCWPTLLMLGPNANPIVMLTGEGHKEELLDYIRVALDYYREQNLISYHKLPIKSAFRLLPDFKGPLLFPGKVAYFNSEHNEQLLAISDTGNNRVLVTDHTGLILHVIGGKKLGFKDGDFEDAEFNNPQGLTFANKNIIYLADTENHAIRRIDLENYRVETVAGTGHQGLDRIGGRQGSEQPISSPWDVCIYKTPDMDLTFHPDGKPPLREVLIIAMAGTHQIWALFLNDTVWWKCKKYSRGTCINIAGSGKEENKNNSYPHAAAFAQPSGITLCEKSKEIYIADSESSSIRRLSLIDGKVSAVVGGDRNPNNLFAFGDKDGSLYEAKLQHALGVAMAPDGKSLYVADTYNHKLKKIEISENTISTYVFSSSIDYMENPIVEFKEPAGLCVSSDGKKIYLADTNNHLVKVLTLGKNGVISKVEKLDLRDERISTKNEPPNTNVITLQKPLRHNSKGGKIALRLNLNFTKGLKVAPGAPQKWVAFLPSPTYSCSPKNGTNVKNIELVISIPEQTEKFIENVDISFSLITCTEDTCLPKMFVLRIPVEFCDNGNYIVESDIRVILDENNVNVE from the exons gtttagaaTGGTTCAACATTTGTGAGCCTCTATCCTTTAATAAACACCTCAAAGGCAAAATTGTTGTTTTGGACTTCTTTACTTATTGCTGCATAAACTGTATGCACATTATACCTGACTTAAGAGACATTGAAAGCAGATTTGGTGTTGAGGATGGCCTAGTTGTG atTGGAGTACATAGTGCTAAGTTTGAAAACGAAAAACTTTCTTCAAATGTACTTTCTGCAGTGCAAAGGTATAATATAACTCATCCAGTTGTGAATGATTACAATTCAGATATGTGGCAAACTTGTGATGTACATTGTTGGCCTACACTTTTAATGCTAGGCCCCAATGCTAATCCTATAGTTATGTTAACAGGGGAAGGACATAAAGAAGAACTTCTTGATTATATAAGGGTAGCATTAGATTATTACAG agaacaAAATTTGATATCATATCATAAACTCCCAATTAAATCTGCTTTTCGCCTCCTTCCTGATTTTAAGGGCCCCTTATTATTTCCAGGAAAAGTGGCATATTTTAATTCTGAACATAATGAACAACTTTTAGCAATATCTGATACAGGCAATAATAGAGTTTTAGTTACag atcaCACTGGCTTAATATTACATGTAATAGGAGGAAAGAAACTTGGATTTAAAGATGGAGATTTTGAAGATGCTGAATTTAACAATCCTCAAGGTTTAACATTTgctaataaaaacataatatatttggCAGATACTGAAAATCATGCCATTAGGAGAATCGATTTGGAGAATTATAGAGTTGAAACAGTTGCGG GGACAGGACATCAAGGTCTTGATCGCATAGGAGGCAGGCAAGGATCAGAGCAACCCATATCCAGTCCATGGGATGTATGTATTTATAAAACCCCAGACATGGATTTAACTTTCCACCCAGATGGTAAACCACCATTAAGAGAGGTTTTAATCATTGCTATGGCTGGAACTCATCAGATTTGGGCATTGTTTTTGAATGACACAGTTTGGTGGAAGTGCAAAAAATATTCTAGAG GTACTTGCATCAACATAGCTGGTTCAGgtaaagaagaaaacaaaaacaatagcTACCCTCACGCAGCAGCATTTGCACAACCATCAGGTATAACGTTGTGTGAGAAAAGTAAAGAGATATATATTGCAGATAGTGAGAGCTCCAGTATAAGACGGCTTTCTCTAATTGATGGTAAAGTTTCGGCAGTTGTTGGTGGAGACAGAAATCCaaat aatttgtttGCTTTTGGTGATAAGGATGGTTCGCTTTATGAAGCTAAACTGCAACATGCACTAGGCGTAGCAATGGCTCCAGATGGAAAAAGTTTATATGTTGCCGACACTTATAAccataaattgaaaaaaattgaaatttcagaaaatacCATATCGACTTATGTATTTAGTAGCTCCATTGACTATATGGAAAATCCCATTGTCGAATTTAAAGAACCTGCAGGATTGTGTGTGAGTAGTGatgggaaaaaaatttatttagcgGATACCAATAATCATTTGGTTAAAGTTCTTACTTTGGGAAAAAATGGAGTTATAAGCAAAGTGGAAAAACTGGACTTAAg agatGAAAGAATATCGACAAAGAACGAACCGCCAAACACAAACGTGATAACTCTACAAAAACCACTAAGACACAATTCGAAAGGAGGGAAAATCGCTCTGCGACTTAACCTTAATTTTACCAAAGGGTTAAAAGTGGCACCAGGCGCACCACAGAAATGGGTGGCTTTTCTTCCTTCTCCAACATACTCTTGTTCACCAAAAAATGGtacaaatgttaaaaatattgaattagtAATAAGTATCCCAGAGCAAACCGAAAAATTTATCGAAAATGTAGATATTAGTTTTTCTTTGATCACTTGTACAGAGGACACTTGTTTACCTAAGATGTTTGTACTCAGGATACCAGTGGAGTTTTGCGATAATGGTAACTACATTGTGGAAAGCGATATTAGAGTGATATTAGATGAAAATAATGTGAATGTTGAGTAA
- the LOC126749034 gene encoding NHL repeat-containing protein 2 isoform X2 — protein sequence MDTDENYLYYSNEKLTGLIALSNNKDDAIREYLRTVKYAPINDFNEGLEWFNICEPLSFNKHLKGKIVVLDFFTYCCINCMHIIPDLRDIESRFGVEDGLVVIGVHSAKFENEKLSSNVLSAVQRYNITHPVVNDYNSDMWQTCDVHCWPTLLMLGPNANPIVMLTGEGHKEELLDYIRVALDYYREQNLISYHKLPIKSAFRLLPDFKGPLLFPGKVAYFNSEHNEQLLAISDTGNNRVLVTDHTGLILHVIGGKKLGFKDGDFEDAEFNNPQGLTFANKNIIYLADTENHAIRRIDLENYRVETVAGTGHQGLDRIGGRQGSEQPISSPWDVCIYKTPDMDLTFHPDGKPPLREVLIIAMAGTHQIWALFLNDTVWWKCKKYSRGTCINIAGSGKEENKNNSYPHAAAFAQPSGITLCEKSKEIYIADSESSSIRRLSLIDGKVSAVVGGDRNPNNLFAFGDKDGSLYEAKLQHALGVAMAPDGKSLYVADTYNHKLKKIEISENTISTYVFSSSIDYMENPIVEFKEPAGLCVSSDGKKIYLADTNNHLVKVLTLGKNGVISKVEKLDLRDERISTKNEPPNTNVITLQKPLRHNSKGGKIALRLNLNFTKGLKVAPGAPQKWVAFLPSPTYSCSPKNGTNVKNIELVISIPEQTEKFIENVDISFSLITCTEDTCLPKMFVLRIPVEFCDNGNYIVESDIRVILDENNVNVE from the exons gtttagaaTGGTTCAACATTTGTGAGCCTCTATCCTTTAATAAACACCTCAAAGGCAAAATTGTTGTTTTGGACTTCTTTACTTATTGCTGCATAAACTGTATGCACATTATACCTGACTTAAGAGACATTGAAAGCAGATTTGGTGTTGAGGATGGCCTAGTTGTG atTGGAGTACATAGTGCTAAGTTTGAAAACGAAAAACTTTCTTCAAATGTACTTTCTGCAGTGCAAAGGTATAATATAACTCATCCAGTTGTGAATGATTACAATTCAGATATGTGGCAAACTTGTGATGTACATTGTTGGCCTACACTTTTAATGCTAGGCCCCAATGCTAATCCTATAGTTATGTTAACAGGGGAAGGACATAAAGAAGAACTTCTTGATTATATAAGGGTAGCATTAGATTATTACAG agaacaAAATTTGATATCATATCATAAACTCCCAATTAAATCTGCTTTTCGCCTCCTTCCTGATTTTAAGGGCCCCTTATTATTTCCAGGAAAAGTGGCATATTTTAATTCTGAACATAATGAACAACTTTTAGCAATATCTGATACAGGCAATAATAGAGTTTTAGTTACag atcaCACTGGCTTAATATTACATGTAATAGGAGGAAAGAAACTTGGATTTAAAGATGGAGATTTTGAAGATGCTGAATTTAACAATCCTCAAGGTTTAACATTTgctaataaaaacataatatatttggCAGATACTGAAAATCATGCCATTAGGAGAATCGATTTGGAGAATTATAGAGTTGAAACAGTTGCGG GGACAGGACATCAAGGTCTTGATCGCATAGGAGGCAGGCAAGGATCAGAGCAACCCATATCCAGTCCATGGGATGTATGTATTTATAAAACCCCAGACATGGATTTAACTTTCCACCCAGATGGTAAACCACCATTAAGAGAGGTTTTAATCATTGCTATGGCTGGAACTCATCAGATTTGGGCATTGTTTTTGAATGACACAGTTTGGTGGAAGTGCAAAAAATATTCTAGAG GTACTTGCATCAACATAGCTGGTTCAGgtaaagaagaaaacaaaaacaatagcTACCCTCACGCAGCAGCATTTGCACAACCATCAGGTATAACGTTGTGTGAGAAAAGTAAAGAGATATATATTGCAGATAGTGAGAGCTCCAGTATAAGACGGCTTTCTCTAATTGATGGTAAAGTTTCGGCAGTTGTTGGTGGAGACAGAAATCCaaat aatttgtttGCTTTTGGTGATAAGGATGGTTCGCTTTATGAAGCTAAACTGCAACATGCACTAGGCGTAGCAATGGCTCCAGATGGAAAAAGTTTATATGTTGCCGACACTTATAAccataaattgaaaaaaattgaaatttcagaaaatacCATATCGACTTATGTATTTAGTAGCTCCATTGACTATATGGAAAATCCCATTGTCGAATTTAAAGAACCTGCAGGATTGTGTGTGAGTAGTGatgggaaaaaaatttatttagcgGATACCAATAATCATTTGGTTAAAGTTCTTACTTTGGGAAAAAATGGAGTTATAAGCAAAGTGGAAAAACTGGACTTAAg agatGAAAGAATATCGACAAAGAACGAACCGCCAAACACAAACGTGATAACTCTACAAAAACCACTAAGACACAATTCGAAAGGAGGGAAAATCGCTCTGCGACTTAACCTTAATTTTACCAAAGGGTTAAAAGTGGCACCAGGCGCACCACAGAAATGGGTGGCTTTTCTTCCTTCTCCAACATACTCTTGTTCACCAAAAAATGGtacaaatgttaaaaatattgaattagtAATAAGTATCCCAGAGCAAACCGAAAAATTTATCGAAAATGTAGATATTAGTTTTTCTTTGATCACTTGTACAGAGGACACTTGTTTACCTAAGATGTTTGTACTCAGGATACCAGTGGAGTTTTGCGATAATGGTAACTACATTGTGGAAAGCGATATTAGAGTGATATTAGATGAAAATAATGTGAATGTTGAGTAA